TCCGAAGAGAAGGTATTGATAGGCTTCATTCGCCCTCCAAGATCCTGGATGACCAATCGGCCGAATTTTTCTGCCTGTTCTTCACTCACTTTGTATTTAGACAGTAAAGAATCCACCTGCTTGTCTGTAGGTTTCTGGTGCATGTGGTTTTGGGAAAAACCGGCAAACGAAACAAACAAAGCAATCAGCGAAAGCATTTTGGCTTTTTTCGCTTTTACTTTTTCCAATTTGCGTTTTAAATCGCCAAAACGGGTGTTTTTATCAAATAAAATTGCCATAAGACCAATGTATAGTAAGAAGTAACCCAAATAAGTAATATTCGTTCCCCAGCTATCGTGGTTTACAGAAAGTACGGTACCTTTTTCATCCGGGTCAAAAGAAGCCTGGAAGAAACGGTATCCTTTATGATCCAGAATATTATTCATATAAATACGGGCATCGAAGTTTTCGGCGCCGTCTATCACGGTAACTTTACTTTCAAAAGCAGAATAGCTTTTTTCTGTTCCCGGATATTTATCGGCAATAAAATCATTCAATTTAATACTGAAAGGTGTCTGGTACACTTTACTACCATACATCATTGTAAACTCCAGGTTACCCAGTTTAAAAGAGTTCGGAACTCCCATTTTACCTTTGGCACCAAGTAAGGTCACTTCTTTTTCTTTACCGTCCACACGAACCGTTAATACCAAAGCATCGTCTTTTTTATCATCTTTAAAATCGTTGTTCGATTCAAAAGCGACAACTCCTTTCATAGCCGGTTCCGGCAATACAAACTGCGTACCACCCATATTGTATAACGAACGGAACATCAGGTCCTGCGTAGCATCTTTAGCCACTTTCCCTTTCATCTGGTCTGCCATTCGCATAAAATCGCCTTCAAAAGGTGACTTAATTGTATACTTATCCCCTTCCAAAGCAATATTGATCGCACCGTCAGTAGGTTTGTTAAACGCAAATAATACATTGTGGATGTTCTGAACTTCTCCTGCTTTCAGGTAGTGTTCATGACGGGTTCCATCGCCCGATTCAACTAATTTCAGGAATAAGGTTCCGTTTTCGGAAGGTTTGATCACCTCTTTAGCACCCATTACGAAATCTTTATATTCGATTTCAAAAGGTGTTTCGTTGAATTTTTTATCAATAGAAAAATCATTATTGGTAACCGGCGACAACAACAAATGCTTTTCAAAGGTTCGTCTTCTCATTTCACCCTGATAATCACCGTCTACAAAAACCGTTAAATAGGTTTTATCGGAAAAGATCTGGTTCGCAGTTTCTCCTTCACGGATTGGCATCACCCCTTCATAACTGATATAACGGGTGATAAAAGCACCCAGAATAATAAAAATAAAAGACAGGTGAAGCAGTAATGTTGCCCATTTTTCCTTTTTGTGCAGCTGGTAACGTTTAATATTTCCGAAGAAATTAATCACAAAGATTGCCATGATTCCCTCAAACCATTTGGTATTATAAATCAGGATTCTGGCCGTTGTGGTATTATATTCGCTTTCAATAAAAGTTCCTACAGCCATTGCCGCTGCAAAAAAAACAAATAAGAAAGCCATTAAACGCGTGGAAGACAAAAAAGAGAATATTTTTTTACCCATGGTAAGTTGGATTTGTTTTTTTATAAATTGTCGCAAAAGTACTTAAAAACAAAATCTGATTAACGCTTTTTAACTTAATATTTAGTAGCTGTTAAAAATCATAAAGCTTTCTTAAAGCCTTCTTTTAATAAAAAAAGTCTTATAACATTTCCGGATTCATTTACACAGAATTATCACAACCGGCTTACCTTAAAACGGTCTGTTTACATTGCTAACCTATTCTTAAACATTCCGTCACATCCATTTATTTATTCGGTAATATTTACATAACCTGAAGCATTGACTTTTGTAGCCAGTAAAAAACACACAACCAAATGACACAACACTACACTACTAAAAAGAATTTACTACGGTTATTTCTCTTTATGGGAACGACCTTTACCTGGGGACAAACGCAGCTCCATTACTGGAACTTTAATGCGCTGCCTTCCGGTAACCTGAATACTGTTGCTCCGGATGCTTCCCTTTTGCCAACCGGAACCGCGATTAGCTATCCCGGAACCGGAGCAGGATATATGGACAATGTGGCCGGATCCGTTCTGAATGCACAAAACGGTGATGCTGCCGGATTGGGATTACGTCCCAGAAATCCCAGCAATACCCGTTCGCTTTTGGTAACAGCCCCAACAACCGGCTATCAGAACATCATCATTAAATTTGCAACGACCAGAACAACACAGGGAGCATCTGTTCAGAATTATTCCTATACGCTTAACGGAACCGATTTTATCACCACCGGATTAACCGTTACTTCCTATTCGCCTCAAACAGAACCTACATATGAAGTGGTCACACTTAACTTTTCGGGAATTACAGGTGTTGCCAACAATCCCAACTTTGCCCTTAAAATAGATTTTGGCGGAACAACTGCGGCAGGATCCAGCGGAAACAACCGTTTCGATAACCTGACCATCACCGGAACAATTGCAGGAGGTACAGACACTACGGCTCCGGTAGCCACCTTTTTACCGGCAAACAATGCCACAAACGTTGCCATAACATCCCAACCTACGATCTCTTTCAATGAGGCTATCCGTTTGGCAGATAATTCCCCTATCAACAATACAAATGTTGATGCCCTTGTGGAATTGCGTTTGGGAAATGCCTCCGGAGCTCCGGTACCTTTTGATGCCACGATCAGCAATAATGTGATCACCATTGCCCCTGCACAACCTTTAACAAACAGTCAGAACTACTATGTGGCGGTTGTACCCAACACTATAGAAGACACTAACGATAATGCGATTACCACTACTCCGTCGTCCGTATTTACAACCGTTGCCTTTGACACCAAAATCGCAATGGCTTCCAATTTTATCACGGTAAA
This region of Flavobacterium inviolabile genomic DNA includes:
- the ccsA gene encoding cytochrome c biogenesis protein; protein product: MGKKIFSFLSSTRLMAFLFVFFAAAMAVGTFIESEYNTTTARILIYNTKWFEGIMAIFVINFFGNIKRYQLHKKEKWATLLLHLSFIFIILGAFITRYISYEGVMPIREGETANQIFSDKTYLTVFVDGDYQGEMRRRTFEKHLLLSPVTNNDFSIDKKFNETPFEIEYKDFVMGAKEVIKPSENGTLFLKLVESGDGTRHEHYLKAGEVQNIHNVLFAFNKPTDGAINIALEGDKYTIKSPFEGDFMRMADQMKGKVAKDATQDLMFRSLYNMGGTQFVLPEPAMKGVVAFESNNDFKDDKKDDALVLTVRVDGKEKEVTLLGAKGKMGVPNSFKLGNLEFTMMYGSKVYQTPFSIKLNDFIADKYPGTEKSYSAFESKVTVIDGAENFDARIYMNNILDHKGYRFFQASFDPDEKGTVLSVNHDSWGTNITYLGYFLLYIGLMAILFDKNTRFGDLKRKLEKVKAKKAKMLSLIALFVSFAGFSQNHMHQKPTDKQVDSLLSKYKVSEEQAEKFGRLVIQDLGGRMKPINTFSSELLRKVSKQDHYKGMNSDQTFLSMTQFPQVWYNVPMIYLKKDNDSIHKLIGVPVGEKYTSLVNFFDDRGNYKLTKVLDEAYKAAVPNQFQKDFIETDKKVNLLYSALSGQILKVFPVPGDANNKWVSYLEINEHTNSALDSIKNVIPYYLSSIDKAAVTGDYKLSNSLLKGLENYQIKYGSKVRPSEKKIDSEILYNKYDIFKKLFSWYMYAGVLMFLFVIIKIFNANKTVNILVKISHAIIAILFVLHTVGLIFRWYISGHAPWSDAYESMIYVGWATMLFGLVFGRKSELTVASTAFVAAMILMVAHWNWMDPAIANLQPVLNSYWLMIHVAVIVGSYGPFTLGMILGLVALLLMIFTNEKNKAKMDLNIKEITYINEMALTVGLVMLTIGNFLGGQWANESWGRYWGWDPKETWALVSIMVYAFVIHMRFVPALRGKWIYNLISVLAFYSILMTYFGVNFYLTGLHSYAKGDKVVTPNFVYYSVAFVAILGTAAYFKNKKYLHK